A portion of the Platichthys flesus chromosome 7, fPlaFle2.1, whole genome shotgun sequence genome contains these proteins:
- the LOC133957151 gene encoding acidic mammalian chitinase-like yields the protein MSLCLVIASLGSSERLVCYFNSLAEDRADAGKFTIEDIDPNKCTHLIYAFSDINDFNEMVPTRRADIFRYQLFNGLKNRNSSLKTLLAVGGPTFNKEKFTTMVSTTQNRTTFIQSAVALLRIVQFDGLNLDWMYPVVAGGDPDNKQKFTLLCKDLNAAFETEGKKHNRDRLILTASVSAEREVIDASYEVKNITKDLDFLKVLTYDFHSSCEDVTGHHSPLFRGSHNVGDHIYYNTDSAMQYWVDKGAPAQLLNLGLAAYGRAFSLSSASSDVGAPASGAVKEGCYTGEEGFWAYYETCLYTKGATVHWIADQKVPYAITENQWVGFDDTVSISVKVSYLKAKKFGGAFVWSLDLDDFSGKFCNQSKSPLISHLNSLLVPVME from the exons ATGA GTCTCTGCCTGGTCATCGCCAGCTTGG GCTCTTCCGAAAGGCTGGTGTGTTACTTTAACAGCTTGGCCGAAGATAGAGCAGACGCCGGGAAGTTCACGATTGAGGATATCGATCCGAACAAATGTACCCATCTGATCTATGCCTTCTCTGACATCAATGATTTCAATGAGATGGTCCCGACTAGAAGAGCAGACATATTTCGATATCAGTTGTTTAATGGGCTTAAAAACAG AAATtcttcactcaaaaccctgttGGCTGTTGGTGGCCCAACCTTTAACAAAGAAAA ATTCACTACGATGgtgtcaacaacacaaaacagaacaacGTTCATTCAGTCTGCTGTCGCACTACTGAGAATAGTTCAGTTTGATGGTTTAAACCTGGACTGGATGTACCCTGTGGTAGCAGGAGGTGACCCAGACAACAAGCAAAAATTTACACTACTGTGCAAG GACCTCAATGCTGCCTTTGAGACTGAAGGGAAGAAACATAACCGTGACCGATTAATCCTCACAGCAAGTGTCTCTGCTGAGAGAGAGGTTATTGATGCCAGTTATGAAGTCAAAAACATTACCAA GGACCTGGACTTCCTCAAAGTGCTGACGTATGACTTTCACAGCTCCTGTGAAGATGTCACAGGACATCACAGTCCCTTATTCAGGGGATCCCACAATGTTGGAGACCATATCTACTATAATACT gaCTCTGCCATGCAGTATTGGGTGGACAAGGGAGCACCTGCACAATTGCTAAATTTGGGACTAGCTGCATATGGGCGagctttctccctctcctctgcatcCAGTGATGTTGGAGCTCCAGCCAGCGGTGCTGTTAAAGAAGGCTGCTACACTGGTGAAGAAGGATTCTGGGCCTATTATGag ACTTGCCTTTATACTAAAGGGGCTACAGTCCACTGGATTGCTGATCAGAAAGTTCCATATGCCATCACAGAAAACCAGTGGGTGGGATTTGATGATACAGTCAGCATTAGTGTAAAG gTCAGTTACTTAAAAGCAAAGAAATTTGGAGGAGCTTTTGTTTGGTCTCTGGATCTGGATGACTTCAGCGGAAAGTTCTGTAACCAGAGCAAAAGTCCCTTAATCAGCCACCTGAATTCTCTCCTG GTCCCTGTAATGGAGTGA
- the LOC133957153 gene encoding chitotriosidase-1-like — MLLSPLPSDNMCNIILTAGLFLVIASLGSSERLVCYFNSLAEDRADAGKYTIEDIDPNKCTHLIYAFSDINDFNELVPTRRADIYRYQLFNGLKTRNPSLKTLLAVGGPTFNKIKFTTMVSTTQKRTTFIQSAVLLLRVFKFDGLNLDWMYPVGAGGNPNNKQKFTLLCKELNAAFETEGKKHNRDRLILTASVSAEREVIDASYEVKRITRDLDFLNVLTYDFHGPWENVTGHHSPLYGGSHDTGDKIYYNTDSAMQYWVDKGAPAQLLNLGLAAYGRAFSLSSASSDVGAPANGTGEEGCYTGEEGFWAYYETCLYTEGATVQRIADQKVPYAITENQWVGFDDTRSISTKVTIC, encoded by the exons ATGCTTCTTTCACCATTACCTTC TGACAACATGTGCAACATAATTCTGACAGCAG GTCTTTTCCTGGTCATCGCCAGCTTGG GCTCTTCCGAAAGGCTGGTGTGTTACTTTAACAGCTTGGCCGAAGATAGAGCAGACGCCGGGAAGTACACGATTGAGGATATCGATCCAAACAAATGTACCCATCTGATCTACGCCTTCTCTGACATCAATGATTTCAATGAGCTGGTCCCCACTAGAAGAGCAGACATATACCGCTATCAGTTGTTTAATGGGCTCAAAACCAG AAATccttcactcaaaaccctgttggctgttggtggtccaacctttaacaaaataaa ATTCACTACGATGGTGTCAACCACACAAAAGAGAACAACATTTATCCAGTCTGCTGTCCTATTACTGAGAGTATTTAAGTTTGATGGGTTAAACCTGGACTGGATGTACCCTGTGGGAGCAGGAGGCAATCCAAACAACAAGCAGAAATTTACACTGTTGTGCAAG GAGCTCAATGCTGCCTTTGAGACGGAAGGGAAGAAACATAACCGTGACCGATTAATCCTCACAGCAAGTGTCTCTGCTGAGAGAGAGGTTATAGATGCCAGTTATGAAGTCAAAAGGATTACCAG GGACCTGGACTTCCTCAATGTGCTGACGTATGACTTTCATGGCCCCTGGGAAAATGTCACAGGACATCACAGTCCCTTATACGGGGGATCACACGATACTGGAGACAAAATCTACTATAATACT GACTCTGCCATGCAGTATTGGGTCGACAAGGGAGCACCTGCACAATTGCTAAATTTGGGACTAGCTGCATATGGGCGAgctttttccctctcctctgcatcCAGTGATGTTGGAGCTCCAGCCAACGGCACTGGTGAAGAAGGCTGCTACACTGGTGAAGAAGGATTCTGGGCCTATTATGag ACTTGCCTTTATACTGAAGGGGCTACAGTCCAACGGATTGCTGATCAGAAAGTTCCATATGCCATCACAGAAAACCAGTGGGTTGGATTTGATGACACACGCAGCATTAGTACGAAGGTAACCATCTGTTAA